The proteins below are encoded in one region of Tachypleus tridentatus isolate NWPU-2018 chromosome 4, ASM421037v1, whole genome shotgun sequence:
- the LOC143249531 gene encoding uncharacterized protein LOC143249531 has translation MVDSLWHQSPSRTLVLGCIFTFIAVVLLTISFACPYWIESDSDTDRRFVRMGLWNACFNNYRHLPYSYYRKFDGCHWIYGYEYEDIRDWLQPGWFVFVQTMMSFALWFSTMALITVFAVVMRVLMKLEVFLLASSAVLCVLTALPLFLAVAVFGGLCYDRSWLPGSSFNYISWAYALGVISIFFHIFASACLFSEAGKARERRRLGSNLVYNIPSRGIVMTNNSPPSRRTN, from the exons ATGGTGGACTCTCTATGGCACCAAAGTCCTTCCCGGACTCTGGTTCTTGGCTGCATTTTCACTTTCATTGCAGTAGTGTTATTAACAATTTCCTTTGCCTGCCCTTACTGGATAGAGTCAGATTCCGATACCGATAGAAGGTTTGTGCGTATGGGTTTGTGGAATGCttgttttaataactacagacatcTACCCTACTCATACTACAGAAAGTTTGATGGTTGCCACTGGATTTACGGTTATGAGTATGAAGATATACGTGATTGGTTACAACCAG GATGGTTTGTTTTCGTCCAGACGATGATGTCGTTTGCTCTGTGGTTTTCGACGATGGCTCTTATTACAGTTTTTGCTGTGGTCATGAGAGTTCTGATGAAACTTGAAGTGTTTCTTTTGGCGTCTTCTGCTGTGCTTTGTGTGCTTACAG CGCTACCTTTATTCCTGGCTGTGGCAGTGTTCGGAGGCTTGTGCTACGACCGCTCGTGGTTACCTGGTTCAAGTTTCAACTATATTTCGTGGGCCTATGCTCTTGGTGTCATTTCTATCTTCTTCCACATTTTTGCATCGGCCTGCTTGTTCTCTGAAGCTGGAAAAGCCCGCGAACGACGTCGTTTGGGTAGTAATCTAGTATACAACATTCCGTCCAG AGGAATAGTGATGACAAACAACTCGCCGCCGTCGAGAAGAACAAACTGA